Proteins co-encoded in one Xiphophorus couchianus chromosome 16, X_couchianus-1.0, whole genome shotgun sequence genomic window:
- the LOC114160125 gene encoding perforin-1-like — protein MQHFNNAALLLTLSAEVTYAAQRNMLLLHVCISAGVLLCLPQCTTGVCTDGTPKQCQEADTAPGTNLAGEGFDITTMERKGAFVLNMDAWRRKDKKCTLCVNPFMENKQQKLPLSVLDWRAKQSCNSQVSSKLHKSSESLVSSTSSSVENNWKVSLDFQTIKTGASLMLAGTNSKVADYSMEKTKNDKFSFSSLGMSCEYYSYRESNSPRLHREFSKAVKQLPRVYSSESKEQFYKLIDTYGTHYISKVKLGGDVQSVTSIRQCQASLENLSAEEVQMCLMVEASASFRVTVKAESKHCKKDIEKSQSKTAFSSLFNDRFTEIKGGHTTEPDLLFSADKDPSAYKEWLNSIPQNPDIISYSLGALHELLPPKSPTWSNLRSAISHYILEKGLVVNCTERCRKDSRDQCVCQCQNDEAVNQDCCSKKRGMARLIITAQRATGLWGDYFTSTDGFVKIFYNKKEHRSQVINNNNNPNWNMVVDLGSQDLSVENKVRFEVWDQDHGWDDDLLGSCEPLLQNDIKVDVCNMNHGRLYFKLEVKCAPSLTGALCTEYQPTPMNQSLKKLYVSRHALPIPKAMLLEMGVFLNESVSAKLTFRKNQSLTAKRQTYYLK, from the exons atgcaacattttaacaatGCAGCTCTGCTTCTGACGCTCAGTGCTGAGGTAACGTATGCAGCACAAAG aaacatgCTGCTGTTGCATGTGTGCATCAGTGCCGGTGTTCTGCTGTGCCTCCCTCAGTGTACCACAGGCGTTTGCACTGATGGGACACCCAAACAGTGTCAGGAAGCAGATACCGCCCCGGGAACCAATCTGGCAGGCGAAGGCTTTGATATAACCACCATGGAGCGCAAAGGAGCCTTCGTGCTCAACATGGATGCATGGCGACGCAAGGATAAAAAATGCACCCTGTGCGTCAACCCCTTCATGGAGAACAAGCAGCAGAAGCTGCCTCTGTCCGTGCTGGACTGGAGGGCCAAGCAGTCCTGCAACTCCCAGGTGTCGTCCAAGCTGCACAAATCCAGCGAGTCTCTGGTTAGCtccacttcttcttctgttgaGAACAACTGGAAAGTAAGCTTAGATTTTCAAACTATAAAAACGGGTGCGTCGTTGATGTTGGCTGGAACCAACTCCAAAGTAGCTGATTACTCcatggagaaaacaaagaatgacAAGTTCAGCTTCTCAAGCCTCGGCATGTCCTGCGAGTACTACAG CTACCGAGAGTCAAACTCGCCCAGGCTGCACAGGGAATTCAGCAAAGCGGTGAAACAGCTTCCTCGGGTGTACAGCTCTGAAAGCAAGGAACAGTTTTACAAACTCATCGACACCTACGGCACCCATTACATCAGCAAG GTGAAGTTGGGTGGAGATGTTCAGTCTGTCACCAGCATTCGCCAATGTCAGGCCAGCCTGGAGAACCTCAGTGCAGAGGAGGTGCAGATGTGCCTGATGGTGGAGGCGTCTGCAAGCTTCAGGGTCACGGTAAAAGCTGAATCAAAACACTGCAAGAAGGACATAGAGAAATCACAGAGCAAGACGGCGTTCTCAAGCCTCTTCAACGACAG GTTTACAGAAATCAAAGGGGGCCATACTACAGAGCCAGACCTCCTCTTCTCTGCTGATAAAGACCCATCGGCCTACAAGGAATGGCTCAATTCGATTCCACAGAACCCTGATATAATCTCGTATTCCCTGGGCGCTCTGCATGAACTCCTGCCTCCTAAATCACCAACATGGTCCAACCTGCGCTCAGCCATCTCCCATTACATCCTGGAGAAAGGTCTGGTAGTCAACTGCACCGAGCGTTGTAGAAAAGATTCGAGGGATCAGTGCGTCTGCCAGTGCCAAAACGATGAAGCTGTGAACCAGGACTGCTGCTCGAAGAAGAGAGGCATGGCCCGGTTGATTATAACCGCACAGAGGGCGACGGGTCTGTGGGGAGACTACTTCACATCCACAGACGGCTTTGTGAAAatcttttacaataaaaaagaaCACCGCTCACAAGTCatcaacaataacaacaacccAAACTGGAATATGGTGGTTGATCTGGGTTCGCAAGATCTGTCTGTAGAAAACAAAGTGAGATTTGAAGTTTGGGACCAGGATCATGGTTGGGACGACGACCTCTTGGGATCCTGCGAGCCGCTTCTGCAAAACGACATCAAGGTGGACGTCTGTAACATGAACCACGGCCGGCTGTACTTCAAACTGGAAGTGAAATGTGCTCCGAGTCTGACCGGCGCTTTATGCACAGAGTATCAACCTACACCAATGAATCAGAGCCTGAAGAAGCTTTACGTGTCTCGTCACGCCCTTCCTATTCCCAAAGCCATGCTGCTGGAGATGGGAGTGTTTCTGAACGAATCCGTGTCTGCAAAGTTAACTTTTAGGAAAAACCAGAGTCTTACTGCTAAAAGGCAAACATATTATCTTAAATAA
- the paqr4a gene encoding progestin and adipoQ receptor family member 4a isoform X1 has translation MISHKVLVAIILLNVYIGVQSVFYLFGGVLLTVLFAMAFLNGPRLLDWASSPPHLQFNKYVLTGYRPISSVQDCVRSLFYLHNELGNIYTHGIPLVCFLVLLPLNIPWSQISVTWLGVVHFLACLSPQLGSVVYHLFMNHEGGEPVYHTLLKLDVCGICMINTLGALPIVYITLWCYPFIRTVSLLVYILLSTHAIYCAVTARSSVRRLRSFAWQAVFRFSFFLLRGVGVGSGSPTSLRHFLMMDALAVLGGVINITRIPERFRPGLFDYWCNSHQIMHVLVVGSILYLHWGVLDDLLWINSYICPSE, from the exons ATGATATCTCATAAGGTTTTGGTCGCAATAATCCTGCTGAACGTGTACATAGGGGTGCAGTCTGTGTTTTATCTGTTCGGCGGCGTCCTTTTGACGGTTCTGTTCGCCATGGCTTTTTTAAACGGACCGAGGCTGCTGGACTGGGCCAGCTCCCCGCCACATCTCCAGTTCAATAAATACGTCCTGACTGGATACCGGCCCATCTCCTCCGTGCAGGACTGCGTCAGGAGCCTGTTTTACCTCCACAATGAACTAGGGAACATTTACACACACG gcaTCCCTTTGGTTTGCTTCCTGGTGCTGCTCCCGCTCAACATCCCCTGGTCTCAGATCAGCGTCACCTGGCTGGGCGTGGTGCACTTCCTGGCCTGCCTGTCGCCGCAGCTGGGCTCCGTGGTCTACCACCTGTTCATGAACCACGAGGGCGGGGAGCCCGTCTACCACACCCTGCTGAAGCTGGACGTCTGTGGAATCTGCATGATCAACACGCTGG GGGCGCTCCCCATCGTCTACATCACGCTGTGGTGCTACCCCTTCATCCGCACCGTGTCGCTGCTCGTCTACATCCTGCTGTCCACACACGCCATCTACTGCGCAGTCACGGCCCGCAGCAGCGTGCGCCGGCTGCGCTCCTTCGCCTGGCAGGCCGTGTTCCGCTTCTCCTTCTTCCTGCTGCGCGGCGTGGGCGTGGGCAGCGGCAGCCCCACCTCGCTACGCCACTTCCTCATGATGGATGCGTTGGCCGTGCTGGGCGGGGTCATCAACATCACACGCATCCCGGAGCGCTTCCGGCCGGGCCTCTTTGACTACTGGTGCAACAGCCACCAGATCATGCACGTACTGGTGGTGGGCTCCATCCTTTACCTGCACTGGGGCGTCCTGGACGACCTGCTGTGGATCAACAGCTACATCTGTCCCTCCGAATGA
- the paqr4a gene encoding progestin and adipoQ receptor family member 4a isoform X2: protein MAFLNGPRLLDWASSPPHLQFNKYVLTGYRPISSVQDCVRSLFYLHNELGNIYTHGIPLVCFLVLLPLNIPWSQISVTWLGVVHFLACLSPQLGSVVYHLFMNHEGGEPVYHTLLKLDVCGICMINTLGALPIVYITLWCYPFIRTVSLLVYILLSTHAIYCAVTARSSVRRLRSFAWQAVFRFSFFLLRGVGVGSGSPTSLRHFLMMDALAVLGGVINITRIPERFRPGLFDYWCNSHQIMHVLVVGSILYLHWGVLDDLLWINSYICPSE, encoded by the exons ATGGCTTTTTTAAACGGACCGAGGCTGCTGGACTGGGCCAGCTCCCCGCCACATCTCCAGTTCAATAAATACGTCCTGACTGGATACCGGCCCATCTCCTCCGTGCAGGACTGCGTCAGGAGCCTGTTTTACCTCCACAATGAACTAGGGAACATTTACACACACG gcaTCCCTTTGGTTTGCTTCCTGGTGCTGCTCCCGCTCAACATCCCCTGGTCTCAGATCAGCGTCACCTGGCTGGGCGTGGTGCACTTCCTGGCCTGCCTGTCGCCGCAGCTGGGCTCCGTGGTCTACCACCTGTTCATGAACCACGAGGGCGGGGAGCCCGTCTACCACACCCTGCTGAAGCTGGACGTCTGTGGAATCTGCATGATCAACACGCTGG GGGCGCTCCCCATCGTCTACATCACGCTGTGGTGCTACCCCTTCATCCGCACCGTGTCGCTGCTCGTCTACATCCTGCTGTCCACACACGCCATCTACTGCGCAGTCACGGCCCGCAGCAGCGTGCGCCGGCTGCGCTCCTTCGCCTGGCAGGCCGTGTTCCGCTTCTCCTTCTTCCTGCTGCGCGGCGTGGGCGTGGGCAGCGGCAGCCCCACCTCGCTACGCCACTTCCTCATGATGGATGCGTTGGCCGTGCTGGGCGGGGTCATCAACATCACACGCATCCCGGAGCGCTTCCGGCCGGGCCTCTTTGACTACTGGTGCAACAGCCACCAGATCATGCACGTACTGGTGGTGGGCTCCATCCTTTACCTGCACTGGGGCGTCCTGGACGACCTGCTGTGGATCAACAGCTACATCTGTCCCTCCGAATGA